The Akkermansia sp. N21116 genome includes a region encoding these proteins:
- the hisB gene encoding imidazoleglycerol-phosphate dehydratase HisB yields the protein MRQDARKRTTGETDIALEVNLDGTGCGAIATGHAFFDHMLNLVARHSLMDLKIDARGDLDVDAHHTVEDVAIVLGDCIRTALGDKKGIVRYGCAYIPMDETLCRVVIDLSNRPYLSFRIPETGLPDAPNFPLTLCEEFCRAFANNLRCNLHVEVFYGRDGHHIAESVFKGIARALREAVSVDPRTRDLVPSTKGTL from the coding sequence ATGAGACAGGACGCACGCAAAAGGACGACGGGAGAAACCGATATTGCCCTGGAAGTGAATCTTGATGGAACCGGATGCGGGGCCATTGCTACGGGACACGCCTTTTTTGATCACATGCTCAATCTAGTGGCTCGCCATTCATTGATGGATCTCAAGATCGATGCCCGGGGAGATTTGGATGTCGATGCGCACCATACCGTCGAGGATGTAGCGATTGTCCTCGGCGACTGTATTCGCACGGCTCTGGGTGATAAGAAGGGTATTGTCCGTTATGGATGTGCCTACATACCCATGGACGAAACTCTTTGCCGCGTCGTGATCGATTTGAGCAACCGTCCTTACCTTTCCTTCCGCATCCCCGAAACAGGTCTTCCGGATGCCCCTAACTTTCCGTTGACGCTGTGTGAAGAATTTTGCAGAGCATTCGCCAATAACCTTCGCTGCAATCTGCATGTCGAAGTGTTTTACGGCAGGGATGGACACCACATTGCGGAATCCGTCTTCAAGGGCATTGCCCGTGCCTTGCGGGAAGCCGTGTCCGTCGATCCTAGGACGCGCGATCTTGTTCCGTCCACCAAGGGAACCTTGTAA